A region from the Salidesulfovibrio onnuriiensis genome encodes:
- a CDS encoding LysR family transcriptional regulator produces the protein MLQEFLNDLPLLVEVARQKSFTRAAEILGLGVSTLSRRIKLLEARMGVLLFYRDTRNVEPTDTGAYLLERCGFILEEVQKAYDSVVMNMQKPSGLIRICMFRDLYDKLLRDVLIDFAAQWPDIQMDLTFVEHPVDMRTDPYDVAFLIGSSIAPSLVARKLLTIEPYLYASPKLLERHSLPEEPDDLHRLPCIVLQRFGRRWPMHNGNRQVTVEVQPKYSFSSVEMCRDFVLAGHGVALLREGLAEPDEKAGRLVRLLPDWSGGFAHDVNLVMGSSQLPQRVRLFVDHILAHVSS, from the coding sequence ATGCTGCAGGAATTTCTCAATGATCTTCCGCTGCTGGTGGAAGTGGCGAGACAGAAAAGTTTTACCAGGGCGGCGGAAATACTGGGGTTAGGCGTTTCGACTCTGTCCAGGCGCATCAAGCTGCTGGAAGCGCGGATGGGGGTACTCCTTTTCTATCGGGACACCCGCAATGTCGAGCCAACTGATACCGGCGCATATCTGCTGGAGCGGTGCGGATTCATTCTTGAGGAGGTGCAGAAGGCCTACGATTCCGTGGTCATGAACATGCAGAAACCCTCAGGGTTGATCCGGATCTGCATGTTTCGGGACCTGTACGACAAACTGCTCAGGGACGTGCTGATAGATTTCGCCGCACAGTGGCCGGACATCCAGATGGATCTCACCTTCGTGGAACACCCTGTGGACATGCGCACGGACCCTTATGACGTGGCCTTCCTCATCGGCTCGTCCATCGCCCCGTCACTGGTTGCCAGAAAGTTGCTGACCATCGAGCCATATCTCTACGCTTCACCCAAGCTGCTTGAACGTCATTCCCTGCCCGAGGAACCCGACGACCTGCACCGATTGCCATGCATCGTTCTCCAGCGTTTCGGGAGACGCTGGCCCATGCACAACGGCAACCGGCAGGTCACTGTCGAGGTGCAGCCCAAGTACAGCTTCAGTTCCGTGGAAATGTGCCGTGATTTCGTCCTGGCCGGGCATGGCGTGGCCCTGCTCCGCGAAGGGCTGGCGGAACCGGATGAGAAGGCCGGGCGTCTGGTGCGTCTGCTCCCGGACTGGAGCGGAGGGTTCGCCCACGACGTGAATCTGGTCATGGGCTCCAGCCAGCTCCCGCAAAGGGTTCGCCTGTTCGTGGATCACATTCTGGCCCACGTATCCTCGTAG
- a CDS encoding DUF169 domain-containing protein, whose amino-acid sequence MAMQSILDGTATFMEHLGLSEEPLGVHYTDTKPENAYGPKTGTPISRELEDRGELDMQEVMKTFSCVMGNVWLARKKHGAAFISTEEYGCVGGAYYCSMMKPHLRFIEHYVSTGFEGTPMHGERYMPNPDAMREFMLKVNPRKAPAKYCVFKPLSQFTGGEEPEFVIFFARPEVLTGLFIQAVFTTGDMECVATPFGAGCTNMLGWPLYYKEKGVEKAVIGGMDPSARKFMKTDELTFTVPLSLYEKMLSALPESMFNHDTDWKSVRKKVERSAKAWGEDK is encoded by the coding sequence ATGGCAATGCAATCCATACTCGACGGAACCGCCACCTTCATGGAACATCTCGGGTTGAGCGAAGAACCCCTTGGGGTCCACTACACCGACACCAAGCCGGAAAACGCCTATGGTCCGAAGACGGGGACGCCCATCTCGCGCGAGCTGGAGGACCGGGGTGAGTTGGACATGCAGGAGGTCATGAAGACGTTCTCCTGCGTCATGGGCAATGTCTGGCTGGCCAGGAAAAAACACGGTGCGGCCTTTATCTCCACGGAAGAATACGGATGCGTGGGAGGCGCGTACTACTGTTCGATGATGAAGCCCCACCTTCGGTTTATCGAACATTACGTGTCCACGGGCTTTGAGGGTACGCCCATGCACGGCGAGCGGTATATGCCCAACCCTGACGCCATGCGCGAGTTCATGCTCAAGGTGAATCCCCGCAAGGCCCCGGCCAAATACTGTGTTTTCAAGCCGCTGTCCCAGTTCACAGGCGGTGAAGAGCCGGAATTCGTCATTTTCTTTGCCCGCCCCGAAGTGTTGACCGGCCTTTTCATCCAGGCGGTATTCACCACGGGGGACATGGAATGTGTGGCCACGCCCTTTGGAGCGGGGTGCACCAACATGCTGGGGTGGCCTCTCTACTATAAGGAAAAGGGAGTGGAAAAAGCCGTCATTGGCGGAATGGACCCCTCAGCCAGGAAATTCATGAAGACCGATGAGCTGACCTTCACGGTTCCCTTGAGCCTGTACGAAAAGATGCTGTCCGCCCTGCCCGAGTCCATGTTCAATCACGACACCGACTGGAAGAGCGTGCGCAAGAAGGTGGAACGCAGCGCCAAGGCCTGGGGGGAAGACAAATAG
- a CDS encoding B12-binding domain-containing radical SAM protein — MTEKPSVLLLSPSGWQKESINLGLAYLASSLQKADFQCRILDVNRYPMSDEDLVDYIRKLNPILIGISIKTATAREGARLGALLHKVCPEAHISCGGPHMTLCAEQFLKESPAIDSGIMSEGEHAIVQLAEAVRDKESISEIPNIAWRDGEKVVVNSWKPPQDLNILPFPDLDAIEDFSWENFRYPIVTSRGCPFDCIYCCVNKLTGSRKWRFRSPENVVQELETIVREKGITHFEIWDDNFTLDLKRAKKICRLMIEKKLNLSWYCHNGIRADRIDLELAKLMKQAGCTSVAFGIESGNPKTFDSIKKGEPLSAVVEAVRLVKKVGINAVGYFIIGLPGDNLERFVETVRFQRKLKLHHYVFGMLIPYPHTEVWDMVEQNGTMFCEITETQHFSDDIVPISFELPGFPKEDMVRAFYIAKYFDLLGTVDGIRKRQAARAVYMATPDIVPSLAGMIIASGTDIEHIVVGTDEATVRAEPSFVQVPENSRITFLPSLDKDLITGESVIVCRSLDIPREILFGNSGLVLIDPTRHLHNVIRVRKPMLSLPLVPALFLSGLGVLQQFQRNPQHPFAHREEIEKCGQGQGQAHGQGESRENTGQTDAGVQPQLPRGQGVQARVQDLARRRREVGIQKPPMAQQPPDKERGPWQEGHQGGVSEPACPGARLARILGLPVVPAPGIGNSRPLALKGQVAVVFKTLAQLF; from the coding sequence ATGACCGAAAAGCCATCCGTACTCCTCCTCAGCCCTTCAGGCTGGCAGAAAGAAAGTATTAACCTGGGATTGGCGTATCTGGCATCATCGCTCCAAAAGGCCGACTTCCAGTGCCGCATCCTCGACGTGAACCGCTACCCGATGAGCGACGAGGATTTAGTCGATTATATACGAAAACTGAATCCAATTCTCATAGGGATCTCGATCAAGACCGCCACTGCGCGCGAAGGCGCCCGGCTTGGGGCTCTTCTTCACAAGGTCTGCCCCGAGGCACACATCTCCTGCGGCGGCCCACACATGACCCTATGTGCAGAGCAATTCCTGAAAGAATCTCCTGCTATTGATTCAGGAATTATGAGCGAAGGCGAACACGCCATCGTGCAGCTAGCCGAAGCTGTCCGCGACAAGGAAAGCATAAGTGAAATTCCAAACATTGCCTGGAGAGATGGTGAAAAGGTTGTGGTCAACAGCTGGAAACCGCCCCAGGATCTCAACATACTGCCATTCCCGGACCTTGACGCCATCGAAGATTTTTCCTGGGAGAATTTCCGGTATCCCATAGTCACCAGCCGGGGGTGTCCCTTTGACTGCATTTACTGCTGCGTCAACAAGCTCACCGGATCGCGCAAATGGCGATTCAGAAGTCCGGAAAACGTTGTGCAGGAACTCGAAACCATCGTCAGGGAAAAGGGCATCACCCATTTCGAGATCTGGGATGACAACTTCACCCTGGATCTAAAACGGGCAAAGAAGATCTGCCGCCTGATGATCGAAAAGAAGCTCAATCTCTCCTGGTATTGCCACAACGGAATACGAGCGGACAGGATCGACCTCGAACTGGCAAAGCTGATGAAGCAGGCCGGGTGCACCAGCGTCGCCTTCGGCATCGAGAGCGGCAACCCGAAAACCTTTGACTCCATCAAGAAGGGAGAGCCGCTTTCCGCCGTTGTTGAGGCCGTCAGGTTGGTCAAAAAAGTCGGCATCAATGCTGTGGGCTACTTCATCATCGGACTTCCGGGTGACAATCTCGAACGTTTCGTTGAAACCGTCCGCTTCCAGCGCAAGCTCAAGCTGCACCATTACGTTTTCGGCATGCTCATCCCATACCCGCACACTGAAGTGTGGGATATGGTGGAACAGAACGGAACCATGTTCTGCGAGATCACCGAGACCCAGCATTTCAGCGACGACATCGTCCCCATATCCTTTGAACTGCCAGGTTTTCCGAAAGAGGATATGGTACGGGCCTTCTACATCGCCAAATACTTTGACCTGCTGGGAACGGTGGATGGAATCCGCAAACGGCAGGCCGCTCGGGCTGTTTACATGGCGACTCCCGACATCGTGCCCTCTCTGGCCGGAATGATCATTGCCTCAGGAACGGACATAGAGCACATCGTTGTGGGAACGGACGAAGCAACCGTTCGGGCGGAACCTTCCTTTGTGCAGGTGCCGGAAAATTCCAGAATCACTTTCCTCCCATCCCTCGACAAAGACCTCATCACCGGCGAATCCGTCATTGTCTGCCGCAGCCTGGATATTCCCAGAGAAATCTTGTTCGGCAACAGCGGGCTGGTCCTTATCGACCCGACCCGCCATCTGCACAATGTCATCAGGGTGCGCAAACCCATGCTTTCGCTCCCGTTGGTCCCGGCTCTGTTTCTTTCCGGCCTGGGTGTCCTGCAGCAGTTCCAGAGGAACCCGCAGCACCCGTTCGCTCACCGGGAAGAAATAGAGAAGTGCGGCCAGGGGCAGGGCCAGGCACACGGTCAGGGCGAATCCCGCGAAAACACGGGCCAGACTGACGCCGGAGTGCAGCCACAACTCCCCCGAGGCCAGGGCGTCCAGGCCCGCGTCCAGGACCTCGCCCGGCGGCGGCGTGAGGTAGGGATTCAGAAGCCCCCAATGGCCCAGCAGCCACCAGATAAGGAGCGTGGCCCCTGGCAGGAAGGCCACCAGGGTGGCGTTTCCGAGCCGGCATGCCCCGGAGCCCGGCTCGCCCGAATCCTGGGGTTGCCCGTGGTCCCAGCCCCGGGCATCGGCAACTCCCGTCCACTCGCCCTGAAAGGGCAAGTCGCGGTCGTTTTCAAAACCCTGGCACAATTGTTTTGA
- a CDS encoding TIGR00266 family protein, protein MPRCHEVDYTIHGDDLQLVEVILDPGETVIAEAGAMVYMEDGINFETRFGDGSADQGMLGKLFSAGKRMLTGESLFITHFTNESDVVRKVAFAAPTPGKIVPVDMSTLPGNTIQCQRDAFLCAAKGTRLEISLTKKLGAGFFGGEGFILQKLHGDGIAFFSAGGTVVPKELKGESLRVDTGCLVAFTEGIDYSIQAAGGLRSMLFGGEGIFLATLRGTGTVWVQSMPFAKLAEQIISHLPKPE, encoded by the coding sequence ATGCCCCGATGTCACGAAGTCGACTACACCATCCACGGCGACGACCTGCAGCTCGTGGAGGTCATCCTGGACCCGGGCGAAACCGTCATCGCTGAGGCCGGTGCCATGGTCTACATGGAGGACGGGATCAACTTCGAAACCCGGTTCGGCGACGGCAGCGCGGACCAGGGCATGCTGGGCAAGCTCTTCAGCGCTGGCAAGCGCATGCTCACGGGCGAGTCCCTGTTCATCACCCACTTCACCAACGAAAGCGATGTGGTGCGCAAGGTGGCCTTTGCCGCGCCCACGCCCGGCAAGATCGTGCCTGTGGACATGTCCACCCTGCCCGGCAACACCATCCAGTGCCAGCGCGACGCATTCCTGTGCGCTGCCAAGGGCACGCGCCTGGAAATATCCCTGACCAAGAAACTGGGCGCGGGCTTTTTCGGCGGCGAGGGCTTCATCCTGCAGAAGCTGCACGGCGACGGCATAGCCTTCTTCTCCGCAGGTGGAACCGTGGTGCCCAAGGAACTCAAGGGCGAAAGCCTGCGCGTGGACACGGGCTGCCTGGTGGCCTTTACCGAGGGCATCGACTACTCCATCCAGGCCGCGGGCGGCCTCAGATCCATGCTCTTCGGCGGCGAGGGAATCTTCCTGGCCACCCTGCGCGGCACCGGCACGGTATGGGTGCAGTCCATGCCCTTCGCCAAGCTGGCCGAGCAGATCATCTCCCACCTGCCCAAGCCGGAATAG
- a CDS encoding PAS domain S-box protein — protein MLNFKKRISVLAVIMAVLVGVATFTSTLLLYETSLDQQRVRLRDIVHSQALLIQAIHRRNVDISRRYSQDPPLLETLRQVARAHGQFRMGDKSGEFTIAQREDNDIRFLLINGRNGWEFDESHTTPVNIGLAEPSVKALDLESGSMIGEDYRGATVLAAYEPLTLSNTRLGIVAKIDIAEIRKPYIRSSLMALGTGLCFITLGIVIFFRTSEPLIENLKHSEEKYKHLVEGAKSLIIRVGKDMKIVFANDYTCKYLGCSQDEIVNASINDLLFRHSDTGRHFDSLEKLITPALDNAGIYETPFTHPDGHKVRIAWTINGISNEGGFLEELLLIGNDITLRYLAQKAQQEVEERFRGITKASPVGVIITDMQGNLVYANETIHELTGQEAAELAGDGWFEIIHADYRPDIIESWFAEDRNAPILRNEFRIQMPGEAEGWVLGQSVPMHNAAGSLVGYVVTLTDITRIKTTELQYQKLYAATTQMTEGVIITTTSGEIQYVNPAFETITGYSQDDALGKKPNILKSGEHDTTFYQQLWRTISAGSTWRGTIINKRKDGKIYHQETSIGPVRNDSGEIVNYVGIIRDISGQLAMETQLRHNQKLESIGELAAGIAHEINTPTQYVGNNTHFIYSSFKTLMGMTDNCRRLVEAIREGGDNETIRQLAEKAIDEKELEFLAEDIPAAVQESLTGIDRISKIVQSIKQLAHPGEMEMAYHDLNAVIRNAVIVSTNEWKYAANLESELDEELPEIKCMESELGQVMLNLIVNAAHAIEARYGESPQEKGTIAIRSFQEGDRAVVQVRDNGTGMPQKVIDRAFDPFFTTKQVGKGTGQGLAIAHNVVVGRHCGSIEIESEEGVGTTFTVRLPFEPACKME, from the coding sequence ATGCTGAACTTCAAAAAACGCATATCGGTTCTGGCCGTCATCATGGCGGTCCTCGTCGGCGTCGCCACCTTCACAAGCACACTCCTCCTTTACGAAACATCCCTGGACCAGCAACGCGTGCGTCTCCGGGACATCGTGCACAGCCAGGCCCTGCTCATCCAGGCAATACACCGCAGAAACGTGGACATCAGCAGGCGCTACAGCCAGGACCCGCCCCTTCTGGAAACCCTGCGCCAGGTCGCCAGGGCCCACGGCCAGTTCAGGATGGGCGATAAAAGCGGGGAATTCACCATTGCCCAAAGGGAAGACAACGACATACGCTTTCTGCTGATCAATGGAAGAAACGGCTGGGAATTCGACGAGTCACACACCACGCCCGTAAACATTGGATTGGCCGAGCCTTCCGTGAAGGCGCTGGACCTGGAGTCGGGAAGCATGATCGGAGAGGACTACAGGGGCGCGACCGTGCTTGCGGCCTATGAACCGCTGACGCTCTCCAACACGCGCCTCGGCATCGTGGCAAAAATCGACATCGCTGAAATCAGGAAGCCGTATATCCGCTCCAGCCTCATGGCCCTCGGCACGGGGCTCTGTTTCATTACCCTCGGCATTGTGATCTTCTTCCGCACCAGCGAACCGCTCATCGAAAATCTGAAGCACAGCGAGGAAAAATACAAACACCTGGTGGAAGGGGCCAAAAGCCTGATCATTCGGGTCGGCAAAGACATGAAAATCGTTTTTGCCAATGACTATACCTGCAAATACCTCGGCTGTTCGCAGGATGAGATAGTCAACGCATCCATCAACGACCTCCTGTTCAGGCATTCGGATACGGGCAGACACTTTGACAGCCTGGAAAAACTGATCACCCCGGCCCTGGACAACGCCGGAATATACGAAACCCCGTTTACCCACCCGGACGGCCACAAGGTGAGGATTGCCTGGACCATCAACGGCATCAGCAATGAAGGAGGTTTCCTCGAGGAGCTGCTCCTCATCGGCAACGACATAACCCTCAGGTATCTTGCGCAGAAGGCGCAACAGGAAGTCGAGGAACGGTTCCGGGGTATCACCAAGGCTTCGCCGGTGGGTGTGATCATTACGGATATGCAGGGCAACCTCGTTTATGCCAACGAAACCATACACGAGCTCACCGGGCAGGAAGCCGCGGAACTGGCCGGAGACGGATGGTTCGAAATCATCCATGCGGACTACAGACCGGACATCATCGAATCCTGGTTCGCCGAAGACCGGAATGCGCCCATTCTCCGCAACGAATTCAGAATCCAGATGCCGGGCGAAGCGGAAGGCTGGGTCCTGGGCCAAAGCGTTCCCATGCACAATGCGGCCGGAAGCCTCGTCGGCTATGTGGTCACCCTCACCGACATCACGCGCATCAAGACCACCGAACTGCAGTATCAGAAGCTGTATGCGGCCACGACCCAGATGACCGAGGGCGTCATCATCACAACGACCTCCGGGGAAATCCAGTACGTCAATCCGGCCTTTGAGACCATCACCGGCTATTCCCAGGACGACGCGCTGGGGAAAAAACCGAACATCCTCAAAAGCGGGGAGCATGACACGACTTTCTACCAGCAGCTCTGGCGGACCATCAGTGCGGGAAGCACGTGGCGCGGCACCATCATCAACAAAAGAAAGGATGGGAAAATCTATCACCAGGAGACCTCCATCGGTCCGGTGCGCAACGACTCCGGCGAAATAGTCAACTATGTTGGTATCATCCGGGACATCAGCGGCCAACTCGCCATGGAAACGCAGCTCCGCCACAACCAGAAGCTGGAGTCCATCGGCGAGCTTGCCGCCGGCATTGCGCATGAGATCAACACCCCCACGCAGTATGTCGGCAACAACACCCATTTCATATACTCATCCTTCAAAACCCTCATGGGCATGACCGACAACTGCCGCCGGCTTGTGGAGGCCATCCGGGAAGGCGGGGACAACGAAACCATCCGGCAACTTGCCGAAAAGGCCATCGACGAAAAGGAACTGGAGTTCCTTGCCGAGGATATCCCCGCGGCCGTGCAGGAATCCCTGACCGGCATTGATCGCATTTCCAAGATCGTGCAATCCATCAAGCAGCTCGCGCATCCGGGCGAGATGGAAATGGCCTACCACGACCTCAACGCGGTGATCCGCAACGCGGTCATCGTCTCCACCAACGAATGGAAATACGCGGCCAACCTGGAAAGCGAACTCGACGAGGAGCTTCCGGAGATCAAATGCATGGAAAGCGAACTGGGCCAGGTCATGCTCAACCTGATCGTCAATGCGGCCCATGCCATCGAGGCCCGCTACGGGGAATCCCCCCAGGAAAAAGGCACCATCGCCATACGATCCTTCCAGGAAGGCGACCGGGCCGTCGTCCAGGTGCGGGACAACGGGACCGGCATGCCGCAAAAGGTGATCGACCGGGCCTTCGACCCATTCTTCACCACCAAGCAGGTCGGCAAGGGAACGGGCCAGGGGTTGGCCATCGCCCACAACGTGGTCGTGGGCAGGCATTGCGGCAGTATTGAAATAGAATCCGAGGAAGGAGTGGGCACCACGTTCACGGTCAGGCTCCCCTTCGAACCTGCCTGCAAAATGGAATAA
- a CDS encoding HD domain-containing phosphohydrolase — protein MEKAMTRQEMTPEEMQMFEMHPAIAQSLLSKLPRLEAVTEMVAYQLKGFDGSGTPRNNIKEEEIPLGGRMLRLALDYDMYIQREKSTREAYAKLEEHVEQYDPELLYYLEGLLGLEAHYEVRKVARDQLEPGMILHEDVLSLKGGMLLRKSLELDKNKIDRVHMFAEKVGIQEPITVLVSR, from the coding sequence ATGGAAAAGGCGATGACCCGGCAGGAGATGACGCCCGAGGAGATGCAGATGTTCGAAATGCATCCGGCCATTGCCCAGAGCCTGCTCTCGAAGCTGCCCCGCCTGGAGGCCGTCACCGAGATGGTCGCTTACCAGCTCAAGGGCTTTGACGGTTCGGGAACGCCGCGCAACAACATCAAGGAGGAGGAGATTCCCCTGGGGGGCAGGATGCTGCGCCTGGCGCTGGATTACGACATGTACATCCAGCGGGAGAAGAGCACCCGCGAGGCCTATGCCAAGCTGGAGGAGCACGTGGAGCAGTATGATCCGGAACTGCTCTACTACCTGGAGGGGCTGCTCGGGCTCGAAGCGCATTACGAGGTGCGCAAGGTCGCCAGGGACCAGCTGGAACCCGGCATGATCCTTCACGAGGACGTGCTTTCCCTCAAGGGGGGCATGCTGCTTCGCAAGAGCCTGGAGCTGGACAAGAACAAGATCGACCGTGTGCACATGTTCGCGGAAAAGGTGGGGATCCAGGAGCCCATTACCGTGCTGGTCAGCCGCTGA
- a CDS encoding response regulator, protein MAARVLFVDDDAMILSSLRRQMRGVVEADTEEDPVRALELLKEKGPYAAVVSDYRMPGMNGIEFLKKVKASSPDSSRIMLTGYADLDNAMGAVNDGHVFRFLTKPCDQDLLVENIRQGVEQYELVTARRVLLEQTLKGSIELLGEITSLVNPEAYARINRVKRYVRYLAEKKKVKGMWRYEVATMLSQIGCVMLRRN, encoded by the coding sequence ATGGCTGCGCGGGTCCTGTTTGTGGATGATGATGCCATGATCCTTTCCTCCCTGCGGCGGCAGATGCGCGGTGTTGTCGAGGCGGATACCGAGGAGGATCCGGTCCGGGCACTTGAGCTGCTTAAGGAGAAGGGGCCCTATGCGGCAGTGGTCTCGGACTACCGCATGCCCGGGATGAACGGCATTGAATTCCTGAAAAAGGTGAAGGCCAGTTCGCCGGATTCCAGCCGGATCATGCTTACGGGCTATGCGGACCTGGACAACGCCATGGGCGCGGTGAACGACGGCCATGTCTTTCGTTTCCTGACCAAGCCGTGCGACCAGGATCTGCTTGTGGAGAATATCCGGCAGGGCGTGGAGCAGTACGAGCTTGTCACGGCGAGGCGGGTTCTTCTGGAGCAGACCCTCAAGGGCAGTATCGAACTGCTTGGGGAAATCACCTCGCTGGTCAACCCCGAGGCATATGCCCGCATCAACCGGGTGAAGCGGTACGTCCGCTACCTGGCCGAGAAGAAGAAGGTCAAGGGCATGTGGCGCTACGAGGTGGCCACCATGCTTTCCCAGATCGGCTGTGTCATGTTGCGCCGGAACTGA
- a CDS encoding response regulator: MSKVQVLFVDDEPNVLAGIRRMLHHKRDEWDMYFAENGFKALEEFKTAVMDVVVSDIRMPVMDGIELLEIIRVEFPNTVRIALSGQVQLTDVIKSTRAVHQYITKPCSSEALVEKIEGALGSREVITDPAMQRLVTRLQTLPVIPEVFHAIELELAAEDPCMKTVAELVSQDVGLMAKLLNLVNSPYFGLPQKIKSIFQAINLLGINTIKTLILSEQLFDEFEQRMLPQFSLSRLWEHSFRVSSMACFIAECEGLDRETALNCRMAGILHDVGKLILVSGFPDEYSRVLRMVREQGVTVHVAEEAVFDTTHAQLGAYLMGLWGLPGEVILGIGHHHKVRERALSVPFIVSVADVIDHNCVILHPEYVRIEFQESLMESMYEDGYMERWLGYIQDHWETMTNMPGFKMNLLKKEVA, translated from the coding sequence ATGTCCAAGGTCCAGGTTCTTTTTGTCGATGACGAGCCCAATGTCCTCGCAGGCATCCGCCGCATGCTTCATCACAAGCGCGACGAGTGGGACATGTATTTCGCGGAAAACGGGTTCAAGGCTTTGGAGGAATTCAAGACCGCCGTCATGGATGTAGTTGTCAGCGACATCCGCATGCCCGTCATGGACGGCATCGAGCTGCTGGAGATCATCCGTGTCGAGTTCCCCAACACCGTGCGCATCGCCTTGTCCGGCCAGGTGCAGTTGACGGATGTGATCAAGAGCACCCGGGCGGTCCACCAGTACATAACCAAGCCGTGTTCCTCGGAGGCCCTGGTGGAGAAGATCGAGGGGGCGCTCGGCTCTCGGGAGGTGATTACCGACCCCGCCATGCAGCGTTTGGTGACCCGGCTGCAGACCCTGCCGGTGATTCCGGAGGTGTTCCACGCCATCGAGCTGGAGCTGGCCGCCGAGGACCCCTGCATGAAGACCGTCGCCGAGCTCGTGTCGCAGGATGTGGGGCTCATGGCCAAGCTGCTCAACCTGGTCAATTCCCCTTATTTCGGGCTGCCTCAGAAGATCAAGTCCATTTTTCAGGCAATCAATTTGCTGGGCATCAACACCATCAAGACATTGATCCTGAGCGAGCAGCTTTTCGACGAATTCGAACAGCGGATGCTGCCCCAATTCTCTCTTTCCAGGCTTTGGGAGCACAGTTTCCGGGTTTCCAGCATGGCCTGCTTCATTGCCGAGTGCGAGGGGCTGGACAGGGAAACGGCGCTCAATTGCCGCATGGCCGGGATCCTTCACGATGTCGGCAAGCTCATTCTGGTCAGCGGTTTTCCGGACGAATATTCCAGGGTCCTCAGGATGGTCCGCGAGCAGGGCGTGACCGTGCATGTGGCGGAAGAGGCGGTCTTCGACACCACCCATGCCCAGCTCGGGGCCTATCTCATGGGGCTCTGGGGACTGCCCGGAGAGGTGATCCTGGGCATCGGCCACCACCACAAGGTCCGCGAGCGGGCCTTGAGCGTTCCGTTCATCGTTTCTGTCGCGGACGTCATCGACCACAATTGCGTGATCCTCCACCCCGAGTACGTCAGAATAGAATTCCAGGAGAGTCTCATGGAGAGCATGTATGAGGACGGCTACATGGAGCGCTGGCTCGGTTACATCCAGGACCATTGGGAGACCATGACAAACATGCCGGGCTTCAAGATGAATCTGCTGAAGAAAGAGGTTGCCTAG